The genomic stretch ACCCCGACGGCACCATCAAGCTTGGCGGTAATGGCCAGCCTATCGCCACCTATGATAACGATGACATTAAAGAGCTCTCCAAGATCTTTACTGGCTGGAGCTTTGCCTATGTCCAAAATAGCGCTGCCAACGGCTATGTGCCCACCCTTGTTCAGAACACTTTTCTGAATGCCAGCGAAGGTGCGGAGTACTTCCATCCTGGGTATGAAAACCCGATGAAGAACTTCCCCGCTTATCATGACGAAGGGGCCAAGACCATCCTCGGGGTCGCGCATGATGCCTACACCGGCACCAGCACCGACACCACCGCCCGAACCAACTATGCCGAGGCGGATCTCGACAAGGCTCTCGACACCCTCTACAACCACGCCAACACCGCGCCCTTCATCTGCAAGCGCCTCATCCAGCGTCTGGTCACCAGCAACCCCAGCCGTGGCTATGTTTACCGTGTTTCGCAGGTGTTCCTGAACAACGGCAGCGGTGTCAAAGGTAGTCTGAAGGATGTCGTCAAAGCCATCCTGCTGGACTACGAAGCCCGCAGCCTCACCAATGTGGATCCCCAGGTTGTCAATAGCACCACCTCGGTCAACGTTGGCTTTGGCAAGGTGAAGGAGCCCCTCATCCGCTACACCCAGATCCTGCGCGCCTTCAATTCGAAGTCCCAGATCAACATGGGAGATCTCAGCAGCTACGGTTACCCTGCGGGCCAGCTCGCCAATCTGGGCACCGGGGCCACCAGCTACCGGTATAGCGACACCCTGACCGACCTCGGCCAGATCCCGAATAACATGCCCAGCGTGTTCAACTGGTACCTGCCCGACTACACCCCCGGTGGCCGCGTGGCTGCTGCTGGTCTCGTTGCGCCGGAACTCCAGATCATGACGGAAAACCTCGTCGTCCGCACCGTGAACTATCACCGCACGATTGACAATGGTTCCATCATTGATCCTGCCGCCACCACCGCCAGCGGCCAGTCCACTGGCACTCTGCTGGGTGATACCACAGGCAACCTGGACAATGTCTTCATTAACCTCGGCAGCCTCACCACGGATTATCGCCTGGTGCGTGAAACCGCTGGCCAGACGGAAATCAGTGCCACGACCTACCTTGTGGACCGGCTGGATGACCTCCTCTGCGCAGGTTCCCTGAAGGCCAAGTATCCTTATGTCGTCGGTGGCAATGATCCGCGCAGCATCATCATTGATCAGGTGGCCGCCACCTATGTGGACGCACCGCCCGTGACCCAGGCCAATGCTGGCTCCCGCGTGCGCACCGCGCTCTACCTCATCACCAACTCGCCCGAATTCATCGTCCAGAAATAGTCCGCCCCAATCGAAACCCGAACCACTTGACCTTTATGAAAAATCGCAAGCATCAAGATCACTTCGATACCCGGCGGAACTTCCTCTGCCGCTCCGCCTGCGCCAGCCTTGGCGTCACCTCCGTGGTCAATACCCTGGCCCATCTCCGCCTCGTCCAGAGCGCGATGGCCCAGAGTGCCCCCACGGATTACAAGGCTATCGTCTGCCTCTTCCTTTACGGAGGCAACGACGCCAACAACATGCTGGTGCCCACTGCCGGAACCGCGCGAACCAACTATGATACAGCGCGGCCTATCACCCATCCGCTGCACATCAGCACCAGCGCTGCGCTGCCCCTCACGGCTCCCGCCGGGGGGTTCAATCAGGCCAGCGCCAGCGGCTTCGGCCTTCACCCGAACATGACCCACACCCAGGGCATGTTTAACAGTGGCGACCTCGCCTTTGTTGCCAATGTAGGAACCCTAGTCCAGCCCATCACCCGCGCTCAATACGTGGCCGTTCCGAGAACCACACCCGTGCCGCCACAGCTCTTTTCCCACAGCGATCAGCAGCTTCAGTGGCAGAGCAGCATCCCTGACAAACCCTTTCAAAACGGCTGGGGTGGCCGCACTGCCGAGCTGCTGAACGCCATCAGCAACCCGACGAGCAAGGTCTCGATGAACATCTCCATCGCCGGCCAAAACTCCTTCCAGGTGGGCAGCAGCGTGGTGCAATACGCCGTCAGCACGGGCGGTGTCGTCGGTCTTTCCGGCTATAACGCCACCACCAATCCCGTCTATAACACGGGCACTTATGGCAACTCCGCCAACTATGGCGTCAGCCCGGTGCAGTATGCCGCCAACAACTCAGGCAATACGCTCAAAGCGCTCGACACCATCACCAAGTTAACACGCTTGGAGTTAGGCGAAAACGAAAGCCATTATCAGCACCACCTCGAGGAAGGCTACAACGACGTCATGAAACGCGCCCGAGACAATGAAGCCGTCGTTGGCGCATCCCTTGGCTCCTCGACAGCCGCCATTGATGCTGCCTTCGCCGCCGCCTTTCCGGGTGTCACGACTTTGCCTGATGTGGCCAATCAGCTCAAAATGGTGGCCCGCCTCATGCAAGGCCGGGCCGCCCTGGAGAACAACCGGCAGATCTTCTTCGTCAGCATGGGCGGTTTTGACACTCACCAAAACCAGCTCACGGATCACGCCAACCTCATGGGCAATCTCGACAAAGCGCTCAAAGGCTTCAAGGATGCCATCGCCGCCATCACCGCCGCCGAAGGCAGTGGCAACCTCTGGAATGACACCCTCCTCTTCACCCATTCCGACTTTGCCCGCACGCTCCAGCCCAATGGGGGCATCGCCGCCTCCGGCACCGACCACGGCTGGGGCGGTCACCAGATCGTCATGGGCGGCCCCGTCATCGGCCAAAACGTTTACGGTAACTTCCCCGATCTCGCCCGGGCCACCGGACAGGATGTGGACAGCAACCGTGGCCGCTGGATCCCCACCCACGCAGTGGACCAATACGCCTCCGTCATTGCCAAATGGTTCATGAGCCAAGGCACCAGCTACGTCCCCGGCGTCACTGGAGCCAACATCAATGACATCTTCCCAAACCTGGGCCGATTCCAAAACTCCCTCACCATCCCGCCCGAGTTAAGCTTCGTTGACTTCACCGTGTAACCCCAGACGCCCACATCCTGGCCCAGCCCTTGTCAAAGGGGGCTGGGCCTTCTTGGTATGGAACAATCTATCCCGATACCTGCAAAGTGCGGTGACTGGACAAGTCACAGCTTAGCCTTTCTCGCTCGCTTTAACGCTCCATGAAACCTCTCCCACATCTCGGTTTCGCCCTCGTCCTGGTGACGCTCCTCGCTCTCGCCTGGTGGATGGCCGGGGAACCCGAAGCCAATTCCCGTGACTTCCTGGCCGAGCGCGCCGCCACCCAGGGGCCTATCGAGCCCGCCTTTTGCGGCCCGCTGCGCCCCCCTATGCCGCCGCCCCCGATTGACAGTCCCGACGGCATCCATCTCTACGCCACCACGCCCAAGGGCACTATCCATCCCCTTCCCGTCATCGAAATCGTCGATGCGCTGCCAGCCCCTGAAGGCACACCTAACCCGAAGTATGGCAACGCCAGCTACCCCAAAAACGAAACCCTCTTTGACGACGTTCAGACAGTCACCACCCTCCTTGAAGAATTCCGCCGCTCCTTTGGAGCCATGCCCACCGGAGAACTGAATGACGAAATCGTCCGCCGCCTTCAGGGGGAGAATCCCAAAGGCATCGCCGTCCTGCCCAAAACCCACCCCTCCATCAGCCCGGATGGAGAGCTACTCGACCGCTACGGCACGCCCTACCGTTTCCAT from Prosthecobacter algae encodes the following:
- a CDS encoding DUF1501 domain-containing protein, with the translated sequence MKNRKHQDHFDTRRNFLCRSACASLGVTSVVNTLAHLRLVQSAMAQSAPTDYKAIVCLFLYGGNDANNMLVPTAGTARTNYDTARPITHPLHISTSAALPLTAPAGGFNQASASGFGLHPNMTHTQGMFNSGDLAFVANVGTLVQPITRAQYVAVPRTTPVPPQLFSHSDQQLQWQSSIPDKPFQNGWGGRTAELLNAISNPTSKVSMNISIAGQNSFQVGSSVVQYAVSTGGVVGLSGYNATTNPVYNTGTYGNSANYGVSPVQYAANNSGNTLKALDTITKLTRLELGENESHYQHHLEEGYNDVMKRARDNEAVVGASLGSSTAAIDAAFAAAFPGVTTLPDVANQLKMVARLMQGRAALENNRQIFFVSMGGFDTHQNQLTDHANLMGNLDKALKGFKDAIAAITAAEGSGNLWNDTLLFTHSDFARTLQPNGGIAASGTDHGWGGHQIVMGGPVIGQNVYGNFPDLARATGQDVDSNRGRWIPTHAVDQYASVIAKWFMSQGTSYVPGVTGANINDIFPNLGRFQNSLTIPPELSFVDFTV